One region of Natronorubrum aibiense genomic DNA includes:
- a CDS encoding acyltransferase yields MGGCKRYNSVAETVAVDESERETTLWATKRRYAVYSNCAGRPHEAYATQRSTDGNDRHHRAPTRTEDSGTALSRGHWRDRCTEDTRIVRAMTGRIYSIDSMRIVAMVFVVAIHTDPFRGLGVYGNVANFVIDSAARFVVPFFFMTAGYFFARKTTRRNLTDYFSKRATTIVSLYAFGLALAAPVFLAGTVLRTGAENGDIVSSSSHRLAEFVSPAALLYYGNSISEILWFLPALLFSFAFVYVFVRADKTTYLLPISLGFHIVGLLGTSYTMFVDVPFEVRDALFFGFFYTSLGYAISVRDWQPTAARSPLYLGLTLLFGVFHLGERYVLGYVVGGETFAQGVYTSSYTIGTALFTVSLFVFLLSRPTLGSSTPVPSWGNYAVGIYVTHPAVLYVLQRTAEALHLAGYEIRETIWWHLVLTPATFFGALFVYIAVQRVGTTEIGSTALSRLRSSRHRDPE; encoded by the coding sequence ATGGGAGGTTGCAAGCGGTACAACAGCGTCGCTGAAACCGTTGCAGTCGACGAAAGCGAGCGAGAAACGACGCTGTGGGCGACGAAACGGCGTTACGCCGTCTATAGTAACTGCGCCGGGAGGCCCCACGAAGCGTATGCAACACAGCGATCGACGGACGGCAACGACCGGCACCACCGTGCGCCGACGCGCACCGAGGACAGCGGTACAGCCCTCTCCCGTGGTCACTGGCGGGATCGCTGCACCGAAGACACACGGATCGTTCGAGCGATGACCGGACGAATCTACAGTATCGATTCGATGCGAATCGTCGCGATGGTGTTCGTCGTGGCGATTCACACGGATCCGTTCAGAGGGCTCGGCGTGTACGGCAACGTGGCGAACTTCGTAATCGACTCCGCCGCGCGATTCGTCGTCCCGTTCTTTTTTATGACGGCCGGGTACTTTTTCGCCCGCAAGACCACTCGCCGTAACCTCACTGACTACTTCAGCAAACGGGCCACGACGATCGTCTCGCTCTATGCGTTCGGACTGGCACTCGCTGCGCCGGTGTTCCTCGCAGGGACGGTCCTGCGTACAGGGGCCGAAAACGGCGATATCGTCAGCAGCAGCAGTCACAGACTGGCCGAATTCGTGTCGCCGGCGGCGCTTCTGTACTACGGAAATTCGATCTCCGAAATCCTGTGGTTCCTGCCGGCGCTGCTCTTTTCGTTTGCGTTCGTGTATGTGTTCGTCAGAGCGGACAAGACGACGTATCTGCTCCCGATTTCGCTCGGATTTCACATCGTCGGCCTCTTGGGGACGAGCTATACGATGTTCGTGGACGTGCCGTTCGAGGTCAGAGACGCGCTGTTCTTCGGGTTCTTCTATACCAGTCTCGGATACGCTATTTCCGTGCGTGACTGGCAGCCGACGGCGGCGCGGAGCCCGCTCTATCTCGGACTCACCCTCCTTTTCGGCGTGTTCCATCTGGGAGAACGATACGTACTTGGCTACGTCGTCGGCGGGGAGACGTTCGCCCAGGGGGTCTACACCTCGAGTTACACCATTGGAACCGCGTTGTTTACGGTCTCGTTGTTCGTCTTTCTCCTCTCGAGGCCGACGCTCGGGTCGTCCACACCAGTGCCGTCGTGGGGGAACTACGCCGTCGGAATCTACGTCACCCATCCCGCCGTCCTGTACGTGCTACAACGGACCGCTGAGGCGCTGCATCTCGCGGGCTACGAGATTCGAGAGACGATCTGGTGGCATCTCGTATTGACTCCAGCGACCTTCTTCGGCGCGCTGTTCGTCTACATCGCGGTACAACGGGTCGGTACCACCGAAATCGGAAGCACCGCTCTCTCACGGTTGCGCTCGAGTCGCCATCGCGACCCGGAGTGA
- a CDS encoding MATE family efflux transporter yields MPNPFRWLLLSIGALLARAGVIDRRRVERTTDLAWPRIVTGIARMSKSAADVAMVGIALGPAAIAGVGLATPYWGLAFGVGGGIAGATIGLVSQRYTGGTHAALSRSVTTSGLVALAVLLPLAALYLALPQQLIALVGNDADSITYGARYLEVVALGIPFAGLNLIASRTLVGADDAWTPMMLRAGGAVVNVALNAVLLFVLELGVVGAAIGTIVANALVLAAFTVGFAVGRLPLLGEFPVTLSVSQLPATADDVRNVLSIGGPLVFTNVARRAAQFPMLAIVALFGPNVLAAYVVARRVRDLMDTPGWGFSLASSSLVGQELGTGDEGRADTYGRELLWFGTGVYLVSATLVLVFAEPIGRLFVSDPSILPLVTTFIAVACVSVVFRGISGGATGPLRASGDTRWPFYGQVLGLYVFALPVAALGAVSAPIPALEAVTSLGIEALYAALILETLVPAVVTYYRFETGHWLVISRAYRPDSAPGD; encoded by the coding sequence GTGCCGAATCCGTTTCGCTGGCTCCTGCTCTCGATCGGTGCCCTGCTCGCTCGAGCCGGCGTCATTGACCGGCGGCGCGTCGAACGGACGACCGACCTCGCGTGGCCCCGGATCGTCACGGGGATCGCCCGGATGTCCAAATCCGCGGCGGACGTCGCGATGGTCGGCATCGCCCTCGGGCCGGCAGCGATCGCTGGCGTCGGTCTCGCGACGCCGTACTGGGGACTCGCGTTCGGCGTCGGCGGCGGCATCGCCGGCGCGACGATCGGGCTGGTTTCCCAGCGCTACACCGGCGGCACCCACGCGGCCCTCTCGCGATCAGTGACGACGAGCGGTCTCGTCGCCCTCGCCGTACTGCTCCCGCTTGCCGCGCTGTATCTGGCACTGCCACAACAACTGATCGCACTGGTCGGGAACGACGCCGACTCGATAACCTACGGCGCGCGCTATCTCGAGGTCGTTGCCCTTGGCATCCCGTTCGCAGGGCTGAACCTCATTGCCAGCCGAACCCTCGTCGGCGCCGACGACGCGTGGACGCCGATGATGCTCCGGGCCGGCGGGGCCGTCGTCAACGTGGCGCTCAATGCCGTCTTGCTGTTCGTCCTCGAGTTGGGCGTCGTCGGCGCGGCGATCGGGACGATCGTCGCGAACGCCCTCGTGCTGGCCGCGTTCACGGTTGGTTTCGCAGTCGGTCGCCTCCCGCTGCTGGGCGAGTTTCCCGTCACGCTCAGCGTCTCGCAGCTCCCGGCGACGGCCGACGACGTCCGGAACGTGCTCTCGATCGGCGGGCCGCTCGTCTTTACGAACGTCGCTCGCCGGGCCGCACAGTTCCCGATGCTCGCGATCGTCGCCCTCTTCGGGCCGAACGTCCTCGCCGCTTACGTCGTCGCCCGTCGCGTCCGGGACCTGATGGACACCCCCGGCTGGGGCTTTTCGCTCGCCTCGAGCAGCCTCGTCGGGCAGGAACTCGGCACGGGTGACGAAGGGCGTGCGGACACGTACGGTCGCGAATTGCTCTGGTTCGGGACGGGCGTCTATCTCGTCAGCGCGACGCTCGTTCTCGTCTTCGCCGAACCGATCGGTCGCCTCTTCGTTTCGGACCCGTCGATCCTGCCGCTCGTGACGACGTTCATCGCCGTCGCCTGCGTCAGCGTCGTCTTCCGCGGCATCAGCGGCGGTGCAACCGGCCCGCTCCGCGCCAGCGGTGATACCCGCTGGCCGTTCTACGGGCAGGTGCTCGGCCTGTACGTTTTTGCCCTTCCCGTCGCCGCGCTCGGTGCCGTCTCGGCCCCGATTCCGGCGCTCGAGGCCGTGACGTCCTTGGGCATCGAAGCCCTCTACGCGGCGCTGATCCTCGAGACGCTCGTTCCCGCCGTCGTCACCTACTACCGGTTCGAAACGGGCCACTGGTTGGTCATCAGCCGCGCGTATCGACCTGACTCCGCGCCGGGCGATTAA
- a CDS encoding serine hydrolase domain-containing protein encodes MARLTETDRERITALFDRHLEVGLHHGAQLAVFVDGEQVLDLAGGTTGPDGGDETPTQRHVLFSCTKPYAAVTLHSLVTDGALAYDDRVVDHWPGFADAGSEKAEITVRQVLSHTAGLPRGEIDDRPDLWTDWDAVVDALESMEPVYPPGEVPAYHALTFGWLVGELVRRVSGTPIETVAAERVFEPLGMDDTGIGLRDHEDDGVATLVAFEPFDRCRDPGEGLGDHTKVAAPFNTEEIHRAVVPAATGIGTATDMARFYACLANGGELEGTRILPFETVETMTTLEAETDADGTLGREARFSLGFWNGGTTVAPYGSLSPTHAFGHAGLGSSVGWADPEENIGFSYVTNGVRDGSYEHVARVNALADAVRLAIR; translated from the coding sequence ATGGCACGTCTTACCGAAACCGACCGCGAACGGATCACTGCGCTGTTCGACCGCCACCTCGAGGTTGGCCTCCATCACGGTGCACAGTTGGCCGTCTTCGTCGATGGCGAGCAGGTGCTCGATCTCGCGGGCGGGACGACCGGCCCGGACGGGGGCGACGAAACGCCCACCCAGCGCCACGTCCTCTTTTCGTGTACGAAACCGTACGCGGCCGTGACGCTGCACTCGCTCGTCACGGACGGCGCGCTCGCGTACGACGACCGCGTCGTCGACCACTGGCCCGGGTTCGCCGACGCGGGCTCCGAAAAGGCCGAGATAACCGTTCGACAGGTGCTCAGCCACACCGCCGGTCTCCCGCGGGGCGAGATCGACGACCGACCTGATCTGTGGACCGACTGGGACGCCGTCGTCGACGCCCTCGAGTCGATGGAGCCGGTCTACCCGCCGGGAGAGGTTCCCGCCTATCACGCGCTGACGTTCGGCTGGCTGGTCGGCGAACTCGTTCGCCGGGTGTCGGGAACGCCGATCGAGACCGTCGCCGCCGAGCGCGTCTTCGAGCCGCTCGGGATGGACGACACCGGGATCGGCCTTCGAGACCACGAGGACGACGGCGTCGCGACGCTCGTCGCGTTCGAACCGTTCGACCGCTGTCGCGACCCCGGCGAGGGGCTGGGCGACCACACGAAGGTCGCGGCCCCGTTCAACACCGAGGAGATTCACCGGGCCGTCGTCCCCGCCGCGACCGGGATCGGAACCGCGACCGATATGGCTCGCTTCTACGCCTGTCTCGCCAACGGCGGCGAACTCGAGGGCACCCGCATCCTCCCGTTCGAGACCGTCGAGACGATGACGACCCTCGAGGCCGAAACGGACGCCGACGGCACGCTCGGACGGGAGGCGCGGTTCTCGCTTGGCTTCTGGAACGGTGGGACGACGGTCGCACCCTACGGGTCCCTGTCACCGACGCACGCGTTCGGACACGCCGGACTCGGCAGTAGCGTCGGGTGGGCTGATCCCGAGGAGAACATCGGCTTTTCGTACGTGACGAACGGCGTCCGCGACGGATCGTACGAACACGTCGCTCGAGTGAACGCGCTCGCGGATGCAGTTCGGCTCGCGATTCGGTAG
- a CDS encoding molybdopterin molybdotransferase MoeA, with product MEGADSERKEAGFKVRTPVDEARRLLRTALEDVSAGDEDGETPAATGTETVDVDRADGRVLAVPVTAARNVPHYQRAAMDGYAVRAADTFGASARSPEVLRLADGVGDDARVDPGTAARVHTGSALPEGADAVVMIEHVETLESAGELEVEDAVAAGENVAPIGEDVEEGQHLYEVGHRLRPSDLGLLRSAGYGSVSVAKQPTVGVIPTGEELVEGDPGPGEVVETNGLTVSRLVERWGGRATYRDVVTDDHDSLRVAIQRDLTHDVVVTTGGSSVGKRDLLPEVIDELGEVVVHGVGLKPGHPVCLGIVEDTPVLALPGYPVACIVNAVQFLRPTLRWLEGTEPDPQPTTRATLERKIPSEPGTRTFARVQLEAHEADALDDGGDEPAYTATPTRASGSGVLSSVALADGWVVVDDDREGIPAGETVVVQNWEPNA from the coding sequence ATGGAAGGTGCCGACAGCGAGCGCAAGGAGGCCGGATTCAAGGTTCGGACGCCGGTCGACGAGGCGCGTCGACTACTCAGAACCGCCCTCGAGGACGTCAGCGCCGGTGACGAGGACGGCGAAACACCAGCCGCGACGGGGACGGAGACCGTCGACGTCGACCGCGCGGACGGGCGCGTGCTCGCCGTCCCGGTCACGGCCGCCCGAAACGTCCCTCACTACCAGCGGGCGGCGATGGACGGCTACGCCGTTCGCGCCGCGGACACGTTCGGAGCCAGTGCCCGCTCGCCCGAAGTGCTCCGCCTCGCCGACGGCGTCGGTGACGACGCCCGCGTCGACCCCGGGACGGCCGCACGGGTCCACACCGGCAGCGCCCTCCCGGAGGGCGCAGACGCCGTCGTCATGATCGAACACGTCGAGACGCTCGAGTCGGCCGGCGAACTCGAGGTCGAAGACGCCGTCGCGGCGGGCGAAAACGTCGCTCCGATCGGCGAGGACGTCGAGGAGGGCCAGCACCTCTACGAGGTGGGCCACCGGCTGCGCCCGTCGGATCTCGGCTTACTCCGGTCTGCGGGATACGGGTCCGTTTCGGTCGCGAAACAGCCGACGGTCGGCGTGATCCCGACCGGTGAGGAACTCGTCGAGGGCGATCCCGGACCGGGCGAGGTCGTCGAAACCAACGGGCTCACCGTCTCCCGACTGGTCGAACGCTGGGGCGGCCGGGCGACGTACCGGGACGTCGTCACCGACGATCACGACTCGTTGCGCGTCGCGATCCAGCGCGACCTGACCCACGACGTCGTCGTCACGACCGGCGGCTCGAGCGTCGGCAAGCGTGACCTGCTGCCGGAGGTGATCGACGAGTTAGGCGAGGTGGTCGTCCACGGTGTCGGCCTCAAACCCGGTCATCCCGTCTGTCTCGGCATCGTCGAGGACACCCCCGTCCTCGCCTTGCCGGGGTATCCCGTCGCCTGTATCGTCAACGCCGTCCAGTTCCTGCGACCCACGCTGCGCTGGCTCGAGGGCACCGAGCCCGACCCACAGCCGACGACGCGGGCGACGCTCGAGCGCAAAATTCCGAGCGAACCCGGGACGCGAACGTTCGCGCGCGTACAACTCGAGGCTCACGAGGCCGACGCGCTCGATGATGGCGGGGACGAGCCCGCGTACACCGCGACGCCGACCAGAGCGAGCGGATCGGGGGTCCTCTCGAGTGTCGCGCTCGCGGACGGCTGGGTGGTCGTCGACGACGACCGCGAGGGGATTCCGGCGGGCGAGACTGTCGTCGTCCAGAACTGGGAACCGAACGCGTAA
- a CDS encoding Hsp20/alpha crystallin family protein, giving the protein MSALRDALRDLSEDVFFDLLESEDAYLLVLDIPGVSAETLELSVEDGRISIDAHREKDPEDDFRYLEENRPLFLEFDLPLPADTTGTASEAVVERGVLELTLPKTSSDGETTIDVVDEDTD; this is encoded by the coding sequence ATGTCAGCGCTCCGTGATGCACTGCGGGACCTCTCCGAGGACGTTTTTTTCGATCTGCTCGAGAGCGAGGACGCGTACCTGCTCGTACTCGATATCCCGGGTGTATCGGCCGAGACGCTCGAGTTGTCGGTCGAGGACGGTCGCATCTCCATCGACGCCCATCGGGAGAAAGACCCCGAGGACGACTTTCGGTATCTCGAGGAAAACCGGCCACTGTTTCTCGAGTTCGACCTCCCCCTGCCGGCAGATACGACCGGCACGGCGTCGGAAGCTGTCGTCGAACGCGGCGTGCTCGAGTTGACGCTCCCCAAAACATCGTCGGATGGCGAGACGACGATCGACGTCGTCGACGAGGACACCGACTAA
- a CDS encoding ABC1 kinase family protein: protein MIAYARDRRRFLLFGRPRRVDAETNRHRAEVLLESLLTLGPTFIKLGQLLSTRPDILPPSYIEVLASLQDDVPPAEWAAAKAVLEDELGPLEDHFAAFETEAISGASLGQVYRARLDAETDSGRDNPDHGRDVAVKIRRPEIEPLVKADLRVIRWSLPVLLYFVGESRAFSLENLADEFAKTIREEMDYEREATMLQEIRANFDGDDRFVIPDVIESHSGRRVLTMEYIDGTKINDVDELERKGIDRTQVAENLQRSYLQMIIDDGVFHADPHPGNLAVTDEGRVVFYDFGMSGRVDEFVQQKIVEFYIAVANQDIDAILDALTEIGTLSPDADRAVMAEVMELAIQDARGEDIEQYRVNQIVGQIEDSIYEFPFRLPKNLALVLRVATVVEGVCVTLDPEFDFIDTATSYLTEQGYREESIRKYLEESGQQLRRTGESLTRIAPKAERTLDRLDRDDQFVRIGVEDSNGVFTTLAKRLVYGMLLTMSLFSMGVLYALEAPEASIVAAVFSTLVVIQLYRSFRKPRSTRVRPQFTRQNLRQRRDEE, encoded by the coding sequence TTGATCGCCTACGCCCGCGACCGTCGTCGATTTCTGCTGTTCGGCCGGCCTCGACGGGTCGACGCCGAGACCAACCGCCACCGGGCCGAGGTACTGCTCGAGTCGCTGTTGACCCTCGGGCCGACGTTTATCAAACTCGGACAGCTGCTCTCGACGCGACCAGACATCTTGCCGCCGTCGTACATCGAGGTCCTTGCGTCGCTGCAAGACGACGTGCCGCCCGCCGAGTGGGCGGCCGCGAAGGCGGTGCTCGAGGACGAACTCGGTCCGCTCGAAGACCACTTCGCCGCGTTCGAAACCGAAGCGATCAGCGGAGCGAGTCTCGGACAGGTGTATCGGGCCCGTCTCGATGCCGAGACCGATTCGGGGAGGGACAACCCCGACCATGGCCGTGACGTTGCCGTCAAGATTCGTCGGCCGGAGATCGAACCGCTCGTCAAGGCGGATCTGCGGGTGATCCGCTGGTCGCTGCCGGTCCTGTTGTACTTCGTCGGCGAGTCACGAGCGTTTTCCCTCGAGAACCTCGCCGACGAGTTTGCAAAGACCATCCGCGAGGAGATGGACTACGAGCGCGAGGCGACGATGCTTCAGGAGATCCGCGCCAACTTCGACGGCGACGACCGCTTCGTCATCCCGGACGTAATCGAGAGTCACTCGGGACGGCGCGTGCTCACGATGGAGTACATCGACGGGACGAAGATCAACGACGTCGACGAACTCGAGCGAAAGGGGATCGATCGCACACAGGTCGCGGAGAACCTCCAGCGATCGTATCTCCAGATGATCATCGACGACGGGGTCTTTCACGCCGATCCACACCCGGGCAACCTCGCCGTGACCGATGAGGGCCGGGTCGTCTTCTACGATTTCGGGATGTCCGGTCGGGTCGACGAGTTCGTCCAGCAGAAGATCGTCGAGTTCTACATCGCGGTCGCCAACCAGGATATCGACGCCATCCTCGATGCACTGACCGAGATCGGCACGCTCTCGCCCGATGCTGACCGAGCGGTGATGGCCGAGGTGATGGAACTGGCCATTCAGGACGCTCGCGGCGAGGACATCGAACAGTACCGGGTCAACCAGATCGTCGGCCAGATCGAAGACTCGATCTACGAATTCCCGTTCCGGCTGCCGAAGAACCTCGCGCTCGTTTTGCGGGTCGCGACCGTCGTCGAAGGCGTCTGTGTCACCCTCGATCCGGAGTTCGACTTCATCGACACCGCGACGAGCTACCTCACCGAACAGGGCTACCGCGAGGAGTCCATCCGCAAGTACCTCGAGGAGTCTGGCCAGCAACTCCGTCGCACCGGCGAGTCGCTGACTCGAATCGCGCCGAAAGCCGAGCGCACGCTCGACCGACTCGACCGCGACGACCAGTTCGTCCGGATCGGCGTCGAGGACTCCAACGGCGTGTTCACGACGCTCGCCAAACGGCTCGTCTACGGCATGTTGCTCACGATGTCGCTGTTCTCGATGGGCGTCCTCTACGCGCTCGAGGCCCCCGAAGCGTCGATCGTCGCCGCCGTCTTTTCGACGCTGGTCGTGATCCAGCTCTACCGATCGTTCCGTAAACCGCGGTCGACGCGCGTACGTCCGCAGTTCACCCGCCAGAACCTCCGTCAGCGACGCGACGAGGAGTAG